In the genome of Pseudarthrobacter sp. IC2-21, one region contains:
- a CDS encoding GAF domain-containing protein: MNPLHPSASGAETMEQAQRHALAGHEWLTGSGPLDAGVAENLVVTGLRSLVEESWQRSAQLKANPDNPEAPLALDTDELEDYRRQHPLASIMPVIHKLLVLPSHDSGLLVAVGDEVGRLLWVEGDPALQRRAEGMMFVPGADWSEATVGTSAPGTALALGRGIQISGAEHYQRSVHEWSCTAVPFHDPDSGALLGVVDITGKASAVAPHTLSLVEATVAAAQAQLRVERLQLAATLASRPARRRSSASAAGSRAAGPGAARAGGAGAGLKEGSLYRNSLQLLGRDQALLSIEGKTVALSARHSEILTLLSTHPEGLNAEELCVLLYPGDGSTMTLRAEMVRLRKILQQLNPAAVPESRPYKLSMDLVPDSGQVLNCLQRGAHRIALEIYRGAVLPRSEAPGIVDLRHRVSSLMREAVLTDGSAETLLKYAALPEARDDVDVRTAALKLLPARSPKRAAVVADLERLEAELSA; this comes from the coding sequence ATGAATCCCCTTCACCCGTCAGCGTCTGGCGCGGAGACCATGGAGCAGGCGCAGAGGCATGCCCTGGCAGGCCATGAGTGGCTGACCGGCTCGGGCCCGCTGGACGCCGGCGTGGCCGAAAACCTGGTGGTCACCGGATTGCGGAGCCTGGTGGAGGAATCCTGGCAGCGATCCGCACAGTTGAAAGCCAACCCGGACAACCCTGAAGCGCCCCTCGCCCTGGACACCGACGAGCTCGAGGACTACCGGCGGCAGCACCCCCTGGCCAGCATCATGCCCGTGATCCATAAGCTCCTGGTGCTGCCCAGCCACGACAGCGGCCTGCTCGTGGCCGTCGGGGATGAGGTGGGGCGGCTGCTTTGGGTGGAAGGTGATCCGGCGCTGCAGCGGCGTGCCGAAGGCATGATGTTCGTTCCGGGGGCCGACTGGTCCGAGGCCACTGTGGGCACCAGCGCCCCCGGAACTGCCCTCGCACTGGGCCGCGGCATTCAGATTTCCGGCGCGGAGCACTACCAGCGGTCCGTGCACGAGTGGAGCTGTACCGCGGTACCGTTCCATGATCCGGATTCCGGGGCGCTGCTGGGCGTTGTGGACATCACGGGCAAGGCCAGCGCGGTGGCGCCCCATACGTTGTCGCTCGTGGAAGCTACGGTGGCCGCGGCACAGGCGCAGCTCCGTGTGGAGCGGCTGCAGCTGGCCGCAACCCTTGCCAGCCGGCCGGCCCGACGACGGAGCTCGGCGTCGGCGGCAGGGTCACGGGCGGCGGGCCCGGGTGCGGCGCGGGCCGGGGGAGCGGGCGCCGGTCTGAAGGAAGGCAGCCTTTACCGCAACAGCCTGCAGCTTCTGGGCCGTGACCAGGCGCTGCTCAGCATCGAAGGCAAAACGGTGGCCCTGTCAGCCCGGCACAGCGAAATCCTCACGCTCCTCAGCACCCACCCGGAAGGCCTGAACGCCGAGGAGCTGTGTGTGCTGCTCTATCCGGGCGACGGATCCACCATGACGCTCCGTGCCGAAATGGTGCGGCTGCGTAAAATCCTGCAGCAGCTCAACCCCGCCGCCGTCCCCGAATCCCGGCCCTACAAGCTCAGCATGGACCTGGTCCCGGACAGCGGACAGGTGTTGAACTGCCTGCAGCGCGGGGCCCACCGGATCGCGCTGGAAATCTACCGCGGCGCCGTCCTGCCGCGCTCCGAAGCGCCCGGCATCGTTGACCTGCGCCACCGGGTATCCTCGCTCATGCGCGAAGCGGTGCTCACCGACGGCAGCGCCGAGACCCTGCTCAAGTACGCGGCGCTTCCGGAGGCAAGAGACGACGTCGACGTCCGGACGGCGGCGCTGAAGCTGCTGCCGGCGCGCTCACCCAAACGGGCCGCCGTCGTCGCCGATCTTGAACGGCTGGAAGCCGAACTGAGCGCCTAA
- a CDS encoding FAD-dependent oxidoreductase, whose translation MSHPGETTPKRPLRVAIVGAGPAGVYAADILTKSNGVKDGDFEVSIDLFEAYPAPYGLIRYGVAPDHPRIKGIVNALHKVLDRGDIRFLGNVTYGRDLTLHDFRAFYDAVIFSTGAINDADLPIPGIDLAGSFGGADFVSWYDGHPDVPREWPLDAKEIAVIGNGNVALDVARMLVKHADELLTTEIPDNVYAGLKNSPVTDVHVFGRRGPAQVKFTPLELRELSHMRDVDIVLYPEDFEFDEASDDAIRSNNQIKTMVNTLTNWLVEEHAEAEEPSSRRLHLHFLHNPVEIYDDGGSGHVAGIKFERMELDGTGNVKGTGEVVDYPVQAVYRAIGYHGSPLDELEYDAKRGVVPNEGGRVLDADGNPVPGIYATGWIKRGPVGLIGHTKGDALETIGFLLEDRLSLPPARNPDPQAIIDLLHERGIEFTTWEGWIKLDAHEAALGAEWVGGDGTADVVRERIKVVPREDMINISRA comes from the coding sequence GTGTCCCACCCAGGCGAAACCACCCCCAAGCGTCCACTGCGTGTTGCCATTGTGGGTGCGGGACCTGCCGGGGTGTATGCGGCGGACATCCTGACCAAGTCCAACGGCGTCAAGGACGGGGACTTTGAGGTCAGCATCGACCTGTTCGAGGCCTATCCGGCGCCGTACGGCCTGATCCGCTACGGCGTGGCACCCGACCATCCCCGCATCAAGGGCATCGTGAACGCCCTGCACAAGGTCCTGGACCGCGGCGATATCCGCTTCCTCGGCAATGTCACCTATGGCCGTGACCTCACCCTGCATGACTTCCGGGCCTTCTATGACGCCGTGATCTTTTCCACCGGTGCCATCAACGACGCGGACCTGCCCATCCCCGGCATCGATCTGGCCGGCTCCTTTGGCGGGGCGGACTTTGTCTCCTGGTACGACGGCCACCCCGATGTACCCCGCGAGTGGCCGCTGGATGCCAAGGAAATCGCCGTGATCGGCAACGGCAATGTGGCCCTGGACGTGGCCCGGATGCTGGTCAAGCACGCCGACGAACTGCTCACCACGGAGATCCCGGACAACGTGTACGCCGGCCTGAAAAACTCGCCCGTCACGGATGTCCATGTCTTCGGCCGCCGCGGCCCCGCCCAGGTTAAGTTCACCCCGCTGGAACTGCGCGAACTGAGCCACATGAGGGACGTGGACATTGTGCTGTACCCGGAGGACTTCGAGTTCGACGAAGCCTCCGATGACGCCATCCGCAGCAACAACCAGATCAAAACCATGGTCAACACCCTCACCAACTGGCTGGTGGAGGAGCACGCCGAAGCGGAGGAACCATCCTCCCGCCGCCTGCACCTGCACTTCCTGCACAACCCGGTGGAGATATACGACGACGGCGGGTCCGGCCACGTGGCGGGCATCAAGTTCGAGCGGATGGAGCTGGACGGGACCGGCAACGTGAAGGGCACCGGCGAGGTCGTGGACTACCCGGTCCAGGCCGTGTACCGGGCCATCGGCTACCACGGCTCGCCGCTGGATGAACTGGAATACGACGCCAAACGCGGCGTGGTCCCTAACGAGGGCGGCCGCGTGCTGGACGCTGACGGCAACCCTGTCCCGGGAATCTACGCCACCGGCTGGATCAAACGGGGCCCGGTGGGACTGATCGGCCACACCAAGGGCGACGCCCTCGAGACCATCGGCTTCCTGCTGGAGGACCGGCTTTCGCTGCCCCCGGCCCGGAACCCGGATCCGCAGGCCATCATCGACCTCCTTCACGAGCGCGGCATCGAGTTCACCACCTGGGAGGGCTGGATCAAACTGGATGCGCACGAAGCAGCCCTCGGCGCCGAATGGGTAGGCGGCGACGGAACTGCCGACGTCGTCCGTGAACGCATCAAAGTGGTCCCGCGCGAGGACATGATCAACATCTCCCGCGCCTAG
- a CDS encoding DNA topoisomerase IB, with protein MRLRRSNANGRGYRRVAAGTGFSFRDLDGSTLPPGPVRDRLESIGIPPAWKDVWIAPFENGHIQATGVDAVGRRQYIYHPAWRERKDRLKFDRALQLAESLPSARRLVTLDLRSDGVSRERVLAAAFRMLDSGSLRVGSERYTNENGSRGLATLLCAHVHVRKDCLELKFPAKSGKDWESEIHDADLAALVRTLKRRGGNARLLAYKDGRSWHPVTSAEINSYVKERTGQDFTAKDFRTLRGTIAAALSLARSGPQQKVAARKRAISMAMEEAAAVLGNTPSIARKSYVDPRLLDHYAAGETIDPHRPQSAESELRALLYREGEVVPLQRSG; from the coding sequence GTGAGGCTCCGCCGCAGCAACGCCAACGGCCGCGGCTACCGGCGGGTGGCCGCGGGGACGGGCTTCAGCTTCCGCGACCTGGACGGCTCCACGCTGCCGCCCGGGCCGGTCCGGGACCGGTTGGAAAGCATCGGGATCCCGCCGGCGTGGAAGGACGTCTGGATCGCGCCGTTCGAGAACGGGCACATCCAGGCGACGGGTGTGGACGCCGTGGGGCGGCGGCAGTACATCTATCATCCGGCGTGGCGGGAGCGGAAGGACCGGCTGAAGTTCGACCGCGCGCTGCAGCTGGCCGAATCCCTGCCCTCCGCCCGCCGGCTGGTCACCCTGGACCTGCGCAGCGACGGCGTCAGCCGGGAACGCGTCCTTGCGGCGGCGTTCAGGATGCTGGACAGCGGATCCCTCCGGGTGGGCTCCGAACGGTACACCAACGAGAACGGCAGCCGCGGCCTGGCCACCCTGCTGTGCGCGCACGTCCACGTCCGCAAGGACTGCCTGGAACTGAAGTTTCCCGCCAAGAGCGGGAAGGACTGGGAATCGGAAATCCACGACGCCGACCTGGCCGCCCTGGTGCGGACGCTGAAGCGCCGCGGCGGCAACGCCCGTCTGCTGGCGTATAAGGACGGGCGGAGCTGGCATCCGGTGACCAGCGCGGAGATCAACAGCTACGTTAAGGAGCGCACCGGCCAGGACTTCACCGCCAAGGACTTCAGGACGCTGCGCGGCACCATCGCGGCCGCCCTCAGCCTGGCCCGCAGCGGGCCGCAGCAAAAGGTGGCGGCGCGGAAACGGGCCATCAGCATGGCCATGGAGGAGGCGGCCGCGGTGTTGGGCAACACGCCGTCGATTGCGCGCAAAAGCTATGTTGATCCCCGGCTGCTGGACCACTATGCCGCGGGTGAAACCATCGATCCGCACCGGCCGCAGTCAGCCGAGTCCGAGCTCCGTGCGCTGCTGTACCGCGAGGGCGAGGTTGTGCCGCTGCAACGGAGCGGCTAG
- the rarD gene encoding EamA family transporter RarD has protein sequence MGNVPTPHGPTPAAKATAVKPAGKQGAGPQGAGPKAVDKETTAGILFGFGAYGLWGLLPLYFIALLPAGPVEIVANRVVWSLLFCALLITVTRSWPTLATAFRDRSVFGPLAIAGALIAVNWLTYTYGVTTGQAVEASLGYFINPLVSVLLGVIVLKEKLRPLQWAAVGIGFVAVAVLTVSYGKLPWIALTLAFSFGLYGFVKNRVGPKVDAVTSLSVETMVLAPLAGVTMVVLGATGTATLATQGPGHFWLLAASGVLTAVPLLFFGASARRLPLTTIGLLQYVAPMLQFVVALVIFQEAMTTDRWIGFGVVWLALLVLTVDMLRTAGKNSTARKRARLNEAS, from the coding sequence ATGGGAAACGTGCCTACTCCCCACGGTCCCACCCCAGCCGCCAAAGCCACCGCCGTCAAGCCTGCGGGGAAACAGGGTGCAGGGCCGCAGGGTGCAGGGCCGAAGGCCGTGGACAAAGAGACGACGGCGGGAATCCTGTTCGGCTTCGGCGCCTACGGGCTCTGGGGGCTGCTTCCGCTGTACTTCATTGCGCTCCTGCCCGCCGGACCGGTGGAGATCGTCGCCAACCGGGTGGTGTGGTCGCTGCTTTTCTGCGCCCTGCTGATCACCGTCACCCGGTCCTGGCCCACACTGGCCACCGCCTTCCGTGACCGCTCGGTTTTCGGCCCCCTGGCCATTGCCGGTGCCCTCATTGCCGTGAACTGGCTGACGTACACGTACGGCGTGACCACCGGGCAGGCTGTTGAAGCCTCGCTGGGCTACTTCATCAACCCCCTTGTCTCGGTCCTCCTGGGCGTCATTGTCCTCAAGGAGAAGCTGCGGCCCCTGCAGTGGGCCGCCGTCGGAATCGGTTTTGTTGCCGTGGCGGTGCTGACGGTGAGCTACGGCAAACTGCCGTGGATCGCCCTGACGCTTGCCTTCAGCTTCGGCCTGTACGGGTTCGTGAAGAACCGGGTTGGCCCCAAAGTGGATGCGGTGACAAGCCTCAGCGTCGAAACCATGGTGCTCGCACCCCTGGCCGGAGTCACCATGGTGGTCCTCGGCGCGACCGGCACGGCCACTCTGGCCACCCAGGGTCCCGGTCACTTCTGGCTCCTGGCGGCGTCCGGCGTGCTCACCGCCGTGCCGCTGCTGTTCTTCGGCGCCTCGGCCCGCCGGCTTCCGCTGACCACCATCGGGCTGCTGCAGTACGTGGCGCCCATGCTCCAGTTCGTGGTGGCGCTGGTGATCTTCCAGGAGGCCATGACCACCGACCGCTGGATCGGTTTCGGCGTGGTCTGGCTGGCCCTGCTGGTCCTGACCGTGGACATGCTTCGCACAGCGGGGAAGAACTCGACGGCGAGGAAGCGGGCAAGACTCAATGAAGCCTCATAA
- a CDS encoding endo-1,4-beta-xylanase yields MAGRARTVLVVLASGLLVILGGCSSPQPDVTIDLLRENWKDVTGVTAGGDGLQVTASARSIVGQDGRGGQPDPPLNLAGTHLMVGGDFTLSATFADMTADASWALYDKPPVIADEFRVEPAGLRLTLQGKELDIAVFDGTQNKDLARPVPMHDERVTLNNPEAPLTVHRSGDTLTVASGGETLTSLALGKVFSSGRLWLGFSSDSGGFDVTSLTAAAPRSAGLRTSGAAAADVWQSEDGLQALAAKTRPDLRIGAAVALGPLSSDEDYARVLVGNFGSITPENAMKPQFLSPRQGVYTFEEADAIIAMAQSKGMIVHGHTIAFTEAMPRWMRELPSGTDAERKSSAAALLDYVTTVVTHFKGRLDSLDVVNEPFDVDQGTSFQQNIWYRVFGSGYPAVVSKAVYAADPAVKQFINENGADVPGRRQDALRKLASDTNAQGGHLYGVGLQAHVYDIGTDAISAGDLSKTLDAFDAAGLRVRISENDVTDDQGTDTQAQQYATVLAGCLRSRACVSYTTWGVDDRYDWSIDHDGNLRQGHDFLFHDGQPTPAYDAMRQVLGG; encoded by the coding sequence ATGGCCGGACGCGCGCGCACAGTGCTGGTGGTGCTGGCGTCCGGCCTTCTTGTCATCCTCGGCGGCTGCTCCTCACCCCAACCCGATGTGACAATTGACCTGCTGCGCGAGAACTGGAAGGACGTCACGGGGGTAACGGCCGGCGGCGACGGCCTGCAGGTCACCGCCTCCGCCCGGAGCATCGTCGGGCAGGACGGCAGGGGAGGCCAGCCGGACCCGCCCCTCAATCTGGCCGGCACGCATCTGATGGTCGGCGGGGACTTCACGCTGAGCGCGACGTTCGCCGATATGACAGCTGACGCGTCCTGGGCGCTGTACGACAAGCCGCCCGTGATCGCGGACGAGTTCCGCGTCGAACCGGCGGGCCTGCGGCTCACACTCCAGGGCAAGGAACTGGACATCGCCGTCTTCGACGGCACACAGAACAAAGACCTGGCCCGGCCGGTCCCCATGCACGACGAACGGGTGACGCTGAACAACCCGGAAGCGCCGCTCACCGTGCACCGGTCCGGAGACACCCTGACCGTCGCCAGCGGCGGGGAGACCCTCACGTCGCTTGCCCTCGGAAAGGTGTTCTCCTCGGGGCGTCTTTGGCTCGGATTCTCGAGCGACTCCGGAGGCTTCGACGTCACCTCGCTGACGGCGGCTGCGCCCCGTAGCGCCGGCTTGCGCACATCAGGGGCCGCAGCCGCCGACGTCTGGCAATCGGAGGACGGCCTGCAGGCACTGGCGGCCAAAACCAGGCCGGACTTGCGGATCGGCGCGGCCGTGGCACTGGGCCCCCTGAGCAGCGACGAGGACTACGCGCGGGTGCTGGTGGGCAACTTTGGTTCCATCACGCCGGAGAACGCGATGAAACCCCAGTTCCTTTCCCCGAGGCAGGGCGTTTACACCTTCGAGGAGGCGGACGCGATCATCGCGATGGCGCAAAGCAAGGGCATGATCGTGCACGGACATACCATTGCGTTCACCGAGGCGATGCCGCGCTGGATGCGGGAACTGCCCAGCGGCACGGACGCAGAGCGCAAGTCCAGCGCCGCCGCCCTCCTCGACTACGTCACCACCGTGGTGACGCACTTCAAGGGACGGCTTGACTCGCTGGACGTCGTCAACGAACCGTTCGATGTGGACCAAGGAACCAGCTTCCAGCAGAACATCTGGTACCGCGTCTTCGGATCCGGGTACCCTGCGGTGGTCTCCAAAGCCGTGTACGCCGCTGATCCGGCCGTCAAGCAGTTCATCAACGAGAACGGGGCCGACGTACCGGGTCGCCGCCAGGACGCCCTGCGCAAGCTGGCCTCGGACACCAATGCCCAGGGCGGCCACCTCTACGGTGTCGGCCTCCAGGCACACGTCTATGACATCGGGACGGACGCCATCTCCGCGGGGGACCTCAGCAAGACGCTCGACGCCTTCGATGCCGCCGGCCTCCGCGTGCGCATCTCGGAGAACGACGTCACGGATGACCAAGGGACAGACACGCAGGCGCAGCAATACGCCACGGTACTGGCGGGCTGCCTGCGCTCGCGTGCCTGCGTCTCCTACACCACCTGGGGCGTGGACGACCGTTACGACTGGAGCATCGACCACGACGGCAACCTGCGGCAGGGCCACGACTTCCTGTTTCATGACGGGCAGCCCACGCCCGCGTACGACGCGATGAGGCAGGTTCTGGGCGGCTGA